GTGATGCATTTTTTTAAATTAACAAATTTATTTAATTTTTTTATTTTTGACTTGACATTTAATAGTTAGTCTTAAATTATTTTCTCTTATAAATATTTTGCTGAAAGTGTTAAAATTTCTTCTTGAGTTGTATCTTTAGTATTAACTATTCCAGCTACTCTTCCGTTACTCATTACTAATATTCTATCAGTTATACCTAAAAGTTCTGGCATTTCTGATGAAACCATTATTATTCCTTTATCTTTATTAGCCAAGTCTATCATAAGTTGATAGATTTCATATTTAGCTCCAACGTCAATACCTCTTGTTGGCTCGTCAAGCATCAATACATCTGGCTCAGTAAGAAGACATCTTCCTAAAATAACTTTTTGTTGGTTTCCTCCTGAAAGAGTTCCTATTTGTGTTTCTTGTGATGGAGTTTTAACTCTCATACTTTCGATAACCCATTTTGTATCACCACACATTTTTTTGTTATCTAAAAGTCCCATCATTTTATTTTTATAAGCATCTAAGTTAGAAATAATTGAGTTTACTTTTATGTCAAGCATTCCAAATATTCCTGTGGCTCTACGTTCTTCCGTAACTAATGCAAAACCATTTTTAATAGCTTCTTTTGGAGTTCTATTTTTTACTTCCTTTCCATTTAATATAATAGTTCCACTAGCTTTTTCTCTTACTCCAAAGATAGTTTCTACTATATCTGTTCTTTTTGATCCAACAAGTCCTGCTACTCCAAGGATTTCTCCTTTGTGTAGTTCAAAACAAGCGTCATTTACTGATGGTTGGTGTAAAGCAGTTAGATGTTCTACTTTCAAGATTGGCTCTTTAACCGTATTTATTTTTGGTGGGAAACGATTAGTTAAATCTCTTCCAACCATCATGTTGATAATTTGATCTGTTGTTAATTTTGCTACTGACTCAGTTGCAACCCATTTACCATCTCTCATTATTGTAATATCATCAGATATTTTTTTAATTTCTTCCATTTTGTGAGAGATATAAATTATTCCGCATCCTTGATCTCTTAATTTATTTATAATTCTAAATAAATGTTCTACTTCGTTTTCTGTTAAAGAAGAAGTAGGTTCGTCCATTACTATTATTTTTGAGTTATACGAAACAGCTTTTGCTATCTCTATCATTTGTCTTTGTGATACAGAAAGATCTGCTACTTTCATTCTAGGGTCAACTTCTATATCCAAATCTTTGAAGATTTTTACTGTATCTTCATACATTTTTTTCTCATCTACAAATAACCCTTTCATAGGGAATCTTCCTAGCCAAATATTATCTAAAACGTTTCTTTGAGTAACTTGGTTTAATTCTTGGTGAACCATTGATACTCCATTTTCTAGGGCATCTTTTGCAGAAACAAAGTTTATCTCTTTACTATCTAAAGATATTTTTCCTCCATCTTTAGAATAGATTCCAAATAAGCATTTCATAAGAGTTGATTTTCCAGCTCCATTTTCTCCCATAAGAGCGTGAACGCTACTTGGTCTAACTTTCAGAGTAACTCCGTCTAAGGCTTTTACCCCAGGGAACTCTTTAGAAATATTTTCCATTTCTAATAAATATTTTACGTTCTCCATCTTATCTCCTTCTAATAATTTTTTAAAATTTTAAACTTTACCCTTAAATTTAAAATACTAAAAAATTCTCTTGATTATACACACACCACACATGAAATTTTTATGATAAGAGAGAGTGATTTCCACTCTCTCTCAAGTAAAAATTTTTTAACAATTCTTATTATTTGTATTCAGCAACGTTTGCTTTGTCGATTCCGATACTTGGTACTAGTAATACTCTGTTTTCAAGAGTTAATCCTGTTCCTTCTACTGGATCTTTTCCTGCTGCTAAGTTAACTGCGATATCAAATGTTCCTTTTCCTTGTCCTTTAGCATCGTTTAAAACTGTTCCAGCCATTTCTCCAGCTTCTATTTTAACTAATGCTTCTGGTAATGCGTCTACACCAAATACTGGTAAAGTTTTACCAAATGCTTTTTGAGATTCGATAGCTCCTAAAGCCATTCCGTCGTTGTTACAAATTACAACTTCTATTTTGTTTCCGTTAGGTCCTGATAACCAAGCGTCCATTTTATCTTTTGCTTGAGCTGTATCCCACATAGCTGTATCTAAGTGTAATTCTTCAGTTTTGAATCCCATTTCGTTAAGAGTTTTTATAGAATAAATTGTTCTTGCTTCTGCGTCTGGATGTCCTGGTTCTCCTTTAAGCATTACATATTGGATAACTCCGTCTTTGTTTAAGTCAAGAGCTGGATTTTCTTTCCATAATTTAGCTACTAATTCACCTTGAGCGATTCCTTGAGCGTTAGGGTCAATTCCTACATAGTAAGCTTTTTCATAAGAGTTCATAACTGCGTCTGAAGGTCTTCTGTTATAGAATACTACTGGTACGTCAGCTGGTTTGATTTTTCCTACAACAACTTCTGCTGCTGCTGGGTCAACTAAGTTTATTGCTAATGCGTCTACACCTTTTGATAACATAACGTCTATTTGTTCGTTTTGAGTAGTTTGGCTGTTTTGAGAGTCATTCATTTGTAGATCAACTTTGTCAGCAACCTTTCCAGCTTCTTCAGATACAACTTTTCTAAATAATGCGATGAAGTTGTCATCATATTTATAAGCTGTTAATCCAACTCTTAATTTAGGTGCTTCTGCTTTTTCAGCTTTTTTGTCTCCTCCACACCCTACTAATCCTGCTGCTAAAACTATAGCTCCTAATAATAATCCTGTTTTTTTCATAACAAATTACCTCCTAAGTTTAATTTTATCCTTGTTAGTTATTTAAAAAATATCCTTAACTTACGTTTAGACATCTTTTTTTGCAATTTAGTTGTTAATCTTTAATATTTTTTTGTTATTTTCCGAAAATAAAAATCGTTTTTTGCTTATAATCATTGATTTTATTATAAATTTTTCCTTTTTCAGGTAAAAATTTTAAAACATCTGGATAATCTTGAGTCTCGATACAGACACCTAAATGATCTTGGGCTTTCACTCCATTTGATAAAATTTTCGCCTCGTGAACATAGTTTCCTGTATAAATAACTCCAACTGGTTGGTCTGTCTTAACTTCCAAAGTTCTTCCACTCTCTTCATCTTCAAGTCTAGCTTTTACACTATCACCAACTTCATTAAAAATAAATGGGTGGTCTATTCCGTTACCAACTATTTTTATTTGTTCATCATCAGATTCAAAAATATCTTTAAATCTTTTTCCATTTCTTAAATCCATTATACTTTCTTTAACATCAGTTATCTCAACTGGTAGAGTTTTTTCATCTACTTTTATATATCTATCACAACAAAGCATTATCTTTTGATTATCAATATTTCTTTTTAAATCTCCACTTAGATTGAAATATGAATGGTTAGTTAAATTTATATATGTATCTTCACTAGCTTTTCCATCATATTCAACTATAAGCTTATTTTCTCTCAATGTATATTT
The genomic region above belongs to Fusobacterium perfoetens and contains:
- the mglB gene encoding galactose/glucose ABC transporter substrate-binding protein MglB, yielding MKKTGLLLGAIVLAAGLVGCGGDKKAEKAEAPKLRVGLTAYKYDDNFIALFRKVVSEEAGKVADKVDLQMNDSQNSQTTQNEQIDVMLSKGVDALAINLVDPAAAEVVVGKIKPADVPVVFYNRRPSDAVMNSYEKAYYVGIDPNAQGIAQGELVAKLWKENPALDLNKDGVIQYVMLKGEPGHPDAEARTIYSIKTLNEMGFKTEELHLDTAMWDTAQAKDKMDAWLSGPNGNKIEVVICNNDGMALGAIESQKAFGKTLPVFGVDALPEALVKIEAGEMAGTVLNDAKGQGKGTFDIAVNLAAGKDPVEGTGLTLENRVLLVPSIGIDKANVAEYK
- a CDS encoding aldose epimerase family protein — translated: MSLIEKKQFGISKNGEKVYSYILKNDFIEVEILNFGGTIRRIMTPDKNGKIENIVLGFDSVAEYEKHIGIHFGAIVGRNAGRIKDGELVIKGTKYQLEKNNGGNNLHGYPDFFAEKVWNGETFEDGEDVGLILTRVSPHLEANFPGEVEFTVKYTLRENKLIVEYDGKASEDTYINLTNHSYFNLSGDLKRNIDNQKIMLCCDRYIKVDEKTLPVEITDVKESIMDLRNGKRFKDIFESDDEQIKIVGNGIDHPFIFNEVGDSVKARLEDEESGRTLEVKTDQPVGVIYTGNYVHEAKILSNGVKAQDHLGVCIETQDYPDVLKFLPEKGKIYNKINDYKQKTIFIFGK
- the mglA gene encoding galactose/methyl galactoside ABC transporter ATP-binding protein MglA; the encoded protein is MENVKYLLEMENISKEFPGVKALDGVTLKVRPSSVHALMGENGAGKSTLMKCLFGIYSKDGGKISLDSKEINFVSAKDALENGVSMVHQELNQVTQRNVLDNIWLGRFPMKGLFVDEKKMYEDTVKIFKDLDIEVDPRMKVADLSVSQRQMIEIAKAVSYNSKIIVMDEPTSSLTENEVEHLFRIINKLRDQGCGIIYISHKMEEIKKISDDITIMRDGKWVATESVAKLTTDQIINMMVGRDLTNRFPPKINTVKEPILKVEHLTALHQPSVNDACFELHKGEILGVAGLVGSKRTDIVETIFGVREKASGTIILNGKEVKNRTPKEAIKNGFALVTEERRATGIFGMLDIKVNSIISNLDAYKNKMMGLLDNKKMCGDTKWVIESMRVKTPSQETQIGTLSGGNQQKVILGRCLLTEPDVLMLDEPTRGIDVGAKYEIYQLMIDLANKDKGIIMVSSEMPELLGITDRILVMSNGRVAGIVNTKDTTQEEILTLSAKYL